One stretch of Jiangella gansuensis DSM 44835 DNA includes these proteins:
- a CDS encoding RNA polymerase sigma factor: protein MPARRETGPSIDDATAVARVRAGDRDAYAGLVRRYTADAHRVAVLVGAGPDADDVVQVAFVKAYRTIGSFRDGAPFRPWLLRIVVNEARNAVRAARRYRGATERSAQLDGFDAALLAPDPAVEAVATERRAALLAAVRALPEPQQRVVACRYFLDLDEQETATVLGWPRGTVKSRLHRALKRLQAELYRQALDVEQEVDHG from the coding sequence GTGCCAGCACGCCGAGAGACGGGACCATCCATCGACGACGCCACCGCCGTCGCTCGCGTACGCGCCGGAGACCGCGACGCGTACGCCGGTCTCGTGCGCCGGTACACCGCCGACGCCCACCGGGTCGCCGTGCTGGTCGGGGCCGGCCCGGACGCCGACGACGTCGTGCAGGTCGCGTTCGTCAAGGCGTACCGGACCATCGGGTCGTTCCGCGACGGCGCGCCGTTCCGGCCGTGGCTGCTGCGCATCGTCGTCAACGAGGCCCGCAACGCCGTCCGCGCGGCCCGGCGTTACCGCGGTGCCACCGAGCGGTCGGCGCAGCTGGACGGGTTCGACGCTGCGCTGCTCGCGCCCGATCCGGCCGTCGAGGCCGTGGCGACGGAGCGGCGCGCGGCGCTGCTGGCCGCGGTCCGGGCGCTCCCGGAGCCACAGCAGCGGGTCGTCGCCTGCCGGTACTTCCTGGACCTCGACGAACAGGAGACCGCGACGGTGCTGGGGTGGCCGCGCGGGACGGTGAAGTCGCGGCTGCACCGAGCGCTGAAACGCCTGCAGGCCGAGCTGTACCGCCAGGCACTGGACGTCGAGCAGGAGGTGGACCATGGATGA